One genomic segment of Clostridium estertheticum subsp. estertheticum includes these proteins:
- the ftsH gene encoding ATP-dependent zinc metalloprotease FtsH has protein sequence MKKISSASVWLVVFVLVIFAAVTFKDADKKDTTLSVDKFQEQWIKKDIKSVQVREDKTITGELTDGTQYETIVPLSRLMQVMDEHPNDKVTETYIKPASMPMWLQIVPTLLIVLMLVAFWFMYMQQSQGGGGGGNRGVMNFGKSRAKIATLDKKKVTFDDVAGEDEEKDELAEVVDFLKQPKRYLDAGARIPKGILLVGPPGTGKTLLARAVSGEAGVPFYSISGSDFVEMFVGVGASRVRDLFEQAKKSAPCIIFIDEIDAVGRQRGAGVGGGHDEREQTLNQLLVEMDGFGVNEGIIMIAATNRPDILDPALLRPGRFDRHILVGAPDVKGREEILKVHSKNKQLADEVKLDVLAKRTPGFTGADLENLMNEAALLTVRKNKQIIEMVELDEAVTRVIAGPEKKSRVISEKDRKLTAYHEAGHAVVMKYSPLSDPIHQISIIPRGMAGGYTMHLPEEDTSYTSKLKLKDEMVGLLGGRVAEKLIMKDISTGAKNDIDRASAIARKMVMEYGMSDELGPISFGNDHNEVFLGRDLGKSRNFSEQVAFQIDSEVKDLIDEAYAKAEKILAENISKLHAVAQELLLKEKLEGAEFEAIIARTESSEIELS, from the coding sequence ATGAAAAAGATTTCTAGTGCATCAGTTTGGCTCGTAGTATTTGTGCTTGTGATTTTTGCAGCGGTGACCTTTAAAGATGCTGATAAAAAGGATACCACACTCAGTGTTGATAAATTCCAAGAACAGTGGATTAAGAAAGATATTAAAAGTGTTCAAGTAAGAGAAGATAAAACAATAACGGGAGAATTAACTGACGGGACGCAATATGAAACGATAGTTCCACTATCGAGATTAATGCAAGTTATGGATGAACATCCAAATGACAAAGTTACAGAAACATATATAAAACCAGCAAGCATGCCGATGTGGTTGCAAATAGTACCAACACTTCTTATTGTTTTAATGCTAGTAGCGTTTTGGTTTATGTATATGCAACAATCGCAAGGCGGCGGCGGTGGCGGTAATAGAGGGGTAATGAATTTTGGCAAAAGTAGAGCCAAGATTGCAACGCTTGATAAGAAGAAAGTTACATTTGATGATGTGGCGGGTGAAGATGAAGAAAAGGACGAGCTTGCAGAAGTTGTAGATTTCTTAAAACAACCTAAAAGATACTTAGATGCAGGTGCAAGAATTCCTAAAGGAATATTACTTGTTGGTCCACCAGGTACAGGTAAGACTTTACTTGCAAGAGCTGTTTCAGGAGAAGCAGGAGTCCCATTTTATAGTATATCGGGATCTGATTTTGTAGAAATGTTTGTCGGGGTTGGAGCCTCAAGAGTAAGAGATTTATTTGAGCAAGCCAAAAAAAGTGCTCCTTGTATAATATTTATTGATGAGATTGATGCAGTAGGTAGACAAAGAGGTGCTGGTGTTGGTGGTGGTCATGATGAACGAGAACAAACTCTAAATCAGTTATTAGTTGAAATGGATGGATTTGGTGTTAATGAAGGTATAATCATGATAGCTGCAACCAATAGACCAGATATACTAGATCCGGCTCTTTTAAGACCGGGCAGATTTGATAGACATATATTAGTAGGTGCACCTGATGTTAAGGGAAGAGAAGAGATTCTTAAAGTACATTCTAAGAATAAGCAATTAGCAGATGAGGTAAAGCTTGATGTATTAGCTAAGAGAACACCAGGATTTACTGGTGCAGATCTAGAAAATCTAATGAATGAAGCTGCATTGCTTACTGTAAGAAAAAATAAACAGATTATAGAAATGGTAGAGCTTGATGAAGCGGTAACTAGAGTTATTGCAGGACCTGAGAAAAAGAGCCGGGTCATTAGTGAAAAAGATAGAAAATTAACTGCATATCATGAAGCAGGGCATGCGGTGGTAATGAAGTATTCACCGTTATCAGATCCTATTCATCAAATAAGCATTATACCAAGAGGTATGGCAGGTGGATATACAATGCATTTGCCTGAAGAAGATACATCTTATACTTCAAAGTTAAAGCTTAAAGATGAGATGGTTGGACTGCTTGGTGGTAGAGTTGCAGAAAAACTAATAATGAAAGATATTAGCACTGGTGCTAAAAATGATATTGATAGAGCATCAGCTATCGCAAGAAAAATGGTCATGGAGTATGGGATGAGTGATGAGCTTGGACCAATATCTTTTGGTAATGACCATAATGAAGTATTCCTTGGAAGAGATTTAGGTAAAAGTAGAAACTTTAGTGAACAAGTAGCTTTCCAAATAGATTCAGAAGTTAAAGATCTTATTGACGAAGCATATGCAAAAGCCGAAAAGATTCTTGCTGAGAATATAAGTAAACTTCATGCGGTAGCTCAAGAATTACTTTTAAAAGAAAAATTAGAGGGTGCTGAATTTGAGGCTATAATTGCTAGAACAGAATCATCTGAAATAGAATTATCATAG
- the hpt gene encoding hypoxanthine phosphoribosyltransferase produces the protein MNNDIKEVLYNEEQLRDKIRQMGEKVSKDYYGKDLILIGILKGSVIFMSDLLKEITIPCKMDFMAVSSYGNSTKTSGVVRILKDLDFEIQGKDVLIVEDIIDSGVTLKYLMKCLSARKPNSLEIICLLNKPERRKVDIDVKYVGFDVPDFFIVGFGMDYAERYRNLPYIGILKDEIYK, from the coding sequence ATGAATAACGATATTAAAGAGGTACTTTACAATGAAGAACAATTAAGGGACAAAATCAGGCAAATGGGTGAAAAGGTAAGTAAAGATTATTATGGTAAGGATCTTATACTTATTGGTATTTTAAAGGGTTCAGTTATATTTATGTCAGATTTGTTAAAAGAAATTACAATTCCATGTAAAATGGATTTTATGGCAGTATCGAGTTACGGAAATTCAACTAAAACTTCAGGAGTTGTAAGAATACTTAAGGATTTAGACTTTGAAATTCAAGGAAAAGACGTACTTATAGTAGAAGACATTATAGATTCAGGTGTTACACTCAAATATCTAATGAAGTGTCTATCTGCAAGAAAACCAAATAGTTTAGAAATTATATGTTTACTTAATAAACCAGAAAGAAGAAAGGTAGATATAGATGTTAAATATGTAGGGTTTGATGTACCGGACTTTTTCATTGTAGGGTTTGGCATGGACTATGCAGAAAGATATAGAAATTTACCGTATATAGGAATATTAAAAGATGAAATTTATAAATAA